GCGCGTGTAGAAAAAGACGACGATGCAAGGGTGCCCTCGGAAGAATTCCTTGAAGGTGATCGATGCGCCCTCGTGATCCTCGAAAACGGTTGACTCGATCGGCTCACAGCCGCGACGGGAACTGAGCGCCCATGAAAAAGTGTTACGCAGACCGCTCGACAGCGTACAGCACGTGTCGGTGCCGAGCTCATCGACTTGATCGACGCCGCGGATTGCCTCCACGGCTCGGTCTACATCGATCAGCCGCTTCTTGGAGAGCCCTCCAGGTTGCGCGCGCAGCGACTCGAGCTCACGCAGAGCTCCTCGCGCATGGGGACCGAGCCATGCCAACGTCGTGAGCAATTCACCAACAGGAGTCGTGCCTGTGGACGAGATCGCGTATTCACCATAGTTCTCGAAGGACACAGGCTCGTCGCGATAGCGGATGTTGGTGAGCGCGCGCATCACGAATGGAGCGAGGGCCGCCGTAGGGCGTGGGTAAGACCGTAGTGCGCGCGCGGCTGCCGCGACGAGATAGGCATCAACTCCAGTGTCGAGCTCTTCGAGGACGAAGAGGAGCGCGGCGTCCGACACCTCGGCGTGCGCGAGGGCGAGCAGGACCCAGCCGCGCATCCGGACGGTCGCCGCGGTGCCGCGCTGGTCGTAGAGCGGGTGATCTTCGCGCAGCAGATCCGTCAACTGCTCGCGTCGATCCGGATCAGCGGCGAGCGCGTCGACCAGCGCCGCAAACTGCGGCTCTGACTGCGCGCTCGCCGTTGCGATGTTCTGCATCGATCGCCACCTTTACCGACGGTACTTGCTGAGGAACCGGCGAGCACTCTGTTTGACCTTCGTTGACGCCTTGGCACTCAGGCGATCGACGCTCTTCAGCAGCGCCTCGTCATTAGCAACGGCTGCGTCGTCGCCAAATTGTGTGAGCGCGGTCAGGCTTGTGGCTTGGATCTCGTCATATTCCGAGGTGTCGAGCAGCATCTCGCGCGCGTGCGCCCGCAGTTTCTCTGGCTTGAGCGCATGCAGCGCGGAGGCCGAGATTTGCCGAGTCTCAGCCGATTCGTCTTTGTCGCGCAGGATCTTCTCGAACACCGGTGCGGCGGTGGCGTCCGCCGCGAGCAGTCGCAGGGCCTCTCGCTTTGCGTCGTCGTTTGGCGGCTTCCTGACGATGTCACGCGCTACCGAATAGGCTTCCGCGTGCACGTCATAACTGAGGAGTTGCAGCGCCTTCTCAGGTGGGACCAATGCTTTTTCAGGGTTCTGCAACCCTTCGAGGAGTTTCTTCTGCGCGAAGCCGTCTTTCTCGCGTGCGAGCAGGCCGAGCACACGCTGACGTAGCTCCGGGTCCGGGTCTACCGCGACCTCGCGTAAGGTGGCAATGTAGTCCCCGCGACACGATTCGAATGCGACGACGCTGAAGCTCGCCGCCGCGAGCGACTGCAACGCCGCAAGCCGCACCGCCACGGGCTCGTTCTGATCGCGAAGGACGTTCAACAGCGCCTGCAGGCTCTCGTCGCTGCCACATACGGCCAGAGGCGCTTCCGCCAGGGCCGCAACTCGCTCCTTGACGGTCCTTCGCGCACTTGTCCCGATTGACAACGCAGTTCGGGCCGACCTGGTCGCCGCACTCTTCGGCTTCTTCGCCGCCTTTGAGCTTTTTGCAGCTTTACGTTTCGTGGTCATGGTTCCTATCTCCTCGTGCAAGGCACGTTAGGCAAATCGCACATCGTCGTAATCGAATCCCATGCGTGAAAGGGCGTTGACGGAGCCCTGGTAATCCAGGCTGCTCCGCACTCGCGGTTGTGGCCCCGGCGCACTGACACACAGCGACGCGGCCATCGCGCCACCGGGAGCCGTCGGAGGACGCGCGCCCCCGGTGATCCCGTTCCACGGCCACATTGTGTCAGGCAGGTTATGGCCGATCGGATTCCCGGGATTGCTGTCATACGAGGCCGCCTGCGCCGGATCGAAGCGGCCAAGCTGTTGCTGCCATTTTGCCCACAGTCGATCGACGTTGCAGTGAAGCAGGAAGAACAGCGGATCTCGCGCGGCGGTATGGATGCTGGAGACGGAACCGCCGAAGCTGGTATGCGCTGATCCGTGCGGGTTGCCCTCCAGTGTCCGGAACCGTGGGTACTGATTACCAAGGGCCAGCGTCTGCGCCTCGGTGCGGAGGCCAGGCGGCGCCGCGGCGGTGTTGAAGAAGGGTCGGCGATTAATTCCCTGAACGCCGTCGGTTCTCCAGAATTGTAGCGGGTTGGTTGGGCTGAACTGGACGGTGCCAATTGCATTGGAGACACCGAGGAACTCGCGTGTAAAGATGTTTGGCGCGGGCTGGTCGAAGCGCCAGTAGGGCAATGAGACGCTCGGGTCGATAGCTTGAAGCTCGCGTTCGAGATCGAGGAGGTAAGCGCGGTGCCAGGGAAGAAAACCCGGTGCGCCATGGGCCTGCGGCGAGCTCACGTTGGTGTGCATGTCGCGAAAGTCCGTGAAACGCCCCGCGCCCTGGTTATTGAGCTGCGCGAATGCCGACACGAGGCGGTCGCGTTCTCCCGGCGTCAGCGTGTTAGCGTTCTTTCGGATGCGCACCATCACCTGCATCGAGCCAACCAGTGTGGCTGCGGTGCGGGCTTCGATTGTCACATCTCCATTGTTGACGCTGGGTCGCCCGAACCTGCCGGCGACGAAAAACGGAACGGAGGCACCACTGATTGGGACCGGGACTGTCAGACTGTTGGAGAACGCTCCCGTTGTCCTCCGGAACACGACCGCGCCACCACTAGCCGTCGATCTCCCCGCAATTTGCAAATTGACTACGGGCGAGGTAGCGCCGGACGGATCGGTCACGCGGATCCGGCATGGAGACGGAACCCACGAGACGAATCGCGCTCTGGGGTCTACGCTGTTGTTGATCTGCAACTCAACTTTCATTGTCATGCCTCCTATGACGAGTTTCTCAGCTTCTTCTTATTAGATTGCAAGCAGTATATTTTGACCATCGGAAGATGGTTACTGACCTGGAACAAGGAACATATTACGGGCCGACATGGGCAGCGGTTCACCAGCGCCGCGCGACGTCGTGAGATAAAATAAGACTCGAGGCCGGGCGTGGGGCCGGGCGGCTCCGATGCACCCGCTGACTTGGCCTGGAGCACTCCTTCCTCCTCTTCATCAGGCGCCGACCGCCGTTGGCGTTCCTCTTCGCACTCTTGGCAGACTCGCTGGATTGTCAACGGCGCGCGCTGGATGGATGTCGGCTCTTGCAGGTCCGGCATGCGCATGACCTCATCGGCCACACGGTCGGCCTCGCGCTCGTACTTGTCACCGGCGCGGCCAACGGTGAGCGTGGGCTGGATGAGCTGCGAGTGAAGCCATCGCGCAGTAGCCCTGTTGCCGACCGTTCGCTGAAGGTGCTGGACCTGAGCGCCCGGTTCGGTTCGACGTAACTGCGGAGACCGGACGGCAGACGTGCGTCCGGAGCTCCGAGATCCGGTCTTGCGGCTCATCCGTTGTAGTAGTGTCGCTATCGCCAGTGTTGCGTGTGGGGGGCCTGCAGACAGGTCGGGGCGGAAGCAGCCCCTCTCTCCGCTCCCTAATTCTAGATCATTTGCAGCCATTCACTCGATGGTCGTGGGCCAGGGCGCGGCGGAAGGAGAGGGGCCGCGCCGCAGCGGCCGGGCCCACGCCGGCCCAATGTTAGCGGAGCTATGACTAAGGATTCGGGAGAAAGACCCG
This window of the Pseudomonadota bacterium genome carries:
- a CDS encoding tyrosinase family protein, coding for MTIEARTAATLVGSMQVMVRIRKNANTLTPGERDRLVSAFAQLNNQGAGRFTDFRDMHTNVSSPQAHGAPGFLPWHRAYLLDLERELQAIDPSVSLPYWRFDQPAPNIFTREFLGVSNAIGTVQFSPTNPLQFWRTDGVQGINRRPFFNTAAAPPGLRTEAQTLALGNQYPRFRTLEGNPHGSAHTSFGGSVSSIHTAARDPLFFLLHCNVDRLWAKWQQQLGRFDPAQAASYDSNPGNPIGHNLPDTMWPWNGITGGARPPTAPGGAMAASLCVSAPGPQPRVRSSLDYQGSVNALSRMGFDYDDVRFA